The following coding sequences lie in one Gloeocapsa sp. PCC 73106 genomic window:
- the wecB gene encoding non-hydrolyzing UDP-N-acetylglucosamine 2-epimerase, with the protein MSNLSICITLGTRPEAIKLAPVIQKLQQVTAFQTYLILTGQHREMVEQVMKLFTLQADENLDIMQVQQTLTDITCLSLQGLEKIFQKIKPRLVIVQGDTSTAFAATLAAFYQRIAIAHVEAGLRTNDLFNPYPEEANRRLISQLSQIHFAPTPEAVNNLQKSGVTGSIHQTGNTVIDALLTVAQTHPQCEIPGLNWQKYRVLLATVHRRENWGQPLREIIIAFETILERHPDTAILLPLHRNPTVREPLQQALGNHPRVFLTEPLDYPQLVGAIQRCYLVLTDSGGLQEEAPSLGKPVLVLRETTERPEAIASGTAKLVGTDPQTILVAASRLLDDHGAYQQMATAINPFGDGQASARIVKIIQEYVQITA; encoded by the coding sequence ATGAGCAATTTGTCGATTTGTATTACTCTAGGTACTCGTCCTGAAGCGATTAAACTAGCACCGGTTATTCAAAAGTTACAACAGGTAACAGCATTTCAAACCTATCTAATCTTAACGGGACAACACCGGGAGATGGTGGAACAGGTAATGAAGTTATTTACTTTGCAAGCAGATGAGAACTTAGATATCATGCAAGTTCAACAAACTTTAACTGATATTACCTGTTTGAGTTTACAGGGTTTAGAAAAGATTTTTCAAAAGATTAAACCGAGATTAGTTATAGTCCAGGGAGACACTAGTACAGCCTTTGCTGCGACTTTAGCTGCTTTTTATCAACGTATAGCGATCGCTCACGTGGAAGCGGGTTTACGCACCAACGATTTATTTAACCCCTATCCCGAAGAAGCCAATCGTCGTCTTATTTCCCAACTAAGTCAGATCCATTTTGCTCCTACTCCAGAAGCTGTCAATAATTTACAAAAATCAGGAGTAACTGGAAGCATACATCAAACGGGTAATACCGTGATTGACGCTCTACTAACGGTAGCCCAAACACATCCCCAATGCGAAATACCCGGTTTAAATTGGCAAAAATATCGTGTGCTACTAGCTACAGTACACCGCCGGGAAAACTGGGGTCAACCCCTCAGAGAGATTATTATCGCTTTTGAGACGATTCTGGAGAGACATCCCGATACCGCCATCTTATTACCCCTACATCGCAATCCCACGGTAAGAGAGCCCTTACAACAAGCTTTAGGTAATCATCCTCGCGTCTTTTTAACCGAGCCCTTAGATTATCCTCAACTCGTGGGAGCGATTCAACGTTGTTACCTGGTATTGACCGATTCGGGTGGTTTACAAGAAGAAGCCCCAAGTCTAGGCAAACCAGTATTAGTACTCAGAGAGACTACCGAAAGACCGGAAGCGATCGCCTCTGGTACTGCTAAATTAGTAGGAACCGATCCCCAGACTATTCTCGTTGCAGCTAGTCGGTTATTAGATGATCATGGGGCTTATCAACAAATGGCTACAGCTATCAATCCCTTTGGAGATGGTCAAGCCTCCGCAAGAATTGTCAAAATTATTCAAGAATATG